The Sinorhizobium fredii USDA 257 region CAGCGCCAGATCGTGGCGATCGCCCGCGCACTCATTGGCGAGGCAAAGCTCGTCTTCATGGACGAACCGACCGCATCGCTCACGCAGTCCGAAACCGACCACCTCCTCGATATCGTCCGCAACCTTTCCGCCTCCGGCGTCGCCGTCGTTTTCGTCAGCCATCGACTGGCCGAGGTTCTGGAGATTTCAAGTCGCATCACGGTGCTGCGCGACGGCGCGCTGGTTGGCGTCTATCCCGCCGCCGGCATGACACAGTCGCGGATCACCGAACTGATGACCGGCAAGACATTCGACCAGCACGTCCGCGCACGCCCGAAGGACGATCAGCCTGTCGTGCTCGAGGTTCGTGGGCTGACCCGACCAGGCCAATTCGAAGACATTTCGCTGACCGTCCGCCGCGGTGAGACGGTCGGCATCACGGGCCTGCTGGGGGCAGGGCGGACCGAGCTGGCGCTCGCCCTGTTCGGCATGCTGAAGCCCGCCTCGGGCTCGATCAGCATCGAGGGCAAGGAAGTGCGCTTCGGCTCGAACCGTGAGGCGATCAAGGCTGGAGTCGCCTATCTGTCGGAGGACCGGCTGTCGCTCGGGCTCATCCAGCCGCAGCCGATTGCCGACAATCTGGTGATCGCCTCATTGCGCAAGATCCTTTCCGGAGGGCTGCTTTCGGAAGATCGCAAACGCAGCCTCGTGTCGCGCTGGATCGCCGATCTCGGCGTCAGGATCGGCCGCCAGGCCGATGCGATATCGACGCTGTCCGGCGGCAACCAGCAGCGGGTGGCGATCGCCAAATGGCTCGCTACTGACCCGAAGCTCCTGATTCTCGACTGTCCGACGGTCGGAGTCGATGTCGGTGCTCGCGCCGGGATCTTCGACATTGTTGCCAAGCTCGCCGAGAGCGGCCTTGCGATCCTCCTCATTTCGGACGAGGTGCCGGAGGTCTATTTCAACGCCGACCGGGTGCTGCACATGGCGCAGGGCCGCATCGTCGGCACCTATGATCCGCGTCAGACGCGGCTGGAAGACATCGAGGCGGCCGTCTATGCGTAGCCTGATCCGCACTCACGCGACCGAGTTCTCGTTGCTGGCGGTGATCGTCGTCATCAGCACCGTGCTTTCCTTCGCCACGGCGAACTTCTTCTCGCTCGGCAACGCCTTCGACCTCCTGAACATCAGCGCCGTCAACATCATCTTCGCGGTCGGTCTTCTGGTGGTGCTCATCGCCGGCGGCATCGACATCTCCTTTGCCGTCGCCGCTTCCGTCGTCCAGTATTGTACGGTGATCGTGCTCGGCTGGATCGGCGGTGGCGGCTGGGTATCCGGG contains the following coding sequences:
- a CDS encoding sugar ABC transporter ATP-binding protein, encoding MHQATSATVGEKPLLSLRNINMTFGGVKALKNVSFEVRPGEVHCLAGENGCGKSTLIKVITGVYRPADGAVIEYDGETYAHMSPVTAQDRGIQVIWQDLALFPEMSVAENIAFHEVLGRRPRLVDYGRMRRIAIDALGRLGVSLDVDLPLKEYAIAQRQIVAIARALIGEAKLVFMDEPTASLTQSETDHLLDIVRNLSASGVAVVFVSHRLAEVLEISSRITVLRDGALVGVYPAAGMTQSRITELMTGKTFDQHVRARPKDDQPVVLEVRGLTRPGQFEDISLTVRRGETVGITGLLGAGRTELALALFGMLKPASGSISIEGKEVRFGSNREAIKAGVAYLSEDRLSLGLIQPQPIADNLVIASLRKILSGGLLSEDRKRSLVSRWIADLGVRIGRQADAISTLSGGNQQRVAIAKWLATDPKLLILDCPTVGVDVGARAGIFDIVAKLAESGLAILLISDEVPEVYFNADRVLHMAQGRIVGTYDPRQTRLEDIEAAVYA